The Argiope bruennichi chromosome 9, qqArgBrue1.1, whole genome shotgun sequence nucleotide sequence ttacttTTGCTAATTTTATGAAGTGCTACTTGGATGTTAGAAGAGGTCACAAATAAAACTCATAATGCTCTTCCCAGTagcaaaaaataatgtaatatttctgGGAATAACTGAACATTACTGTGAAAACCAAGAAATGTACATATGtacaatatgtaataatattcaaAGGGCACTGAAATTGTGAAGAGCATTATGACAATAAAATTCTATCGCAAAAAATACGAGAAAATTTTTAGTATTGCATTGGAATACCTGAAAAGTACAATGTGCGATATCGGAGCTCATTGCTAGCCATTATAACAAACCTTATATTTAACATTctttcaatattgtaaaacatatttacaatgggacttttttcccaaattttttaatattatattatattgtgtgTCACTCGgatttcttctcaaatgacactTTTCCATTTACCAAAAAAATAGCCCCAGAAAAGCTGCTGTTTTCGAATTTTCAGGAATGAATTTTGCTTCCCTCTGTATTTAAAGGGAAAATAGAAATGCTGGATAACGCAGTTACGTGGACACTATTGAACCATTTCTCTTGAACTAACAACTTCATGCTCTTTACGAACGATAAATGAaaccaacaaaaaaattttaatggtgaCTTGCTTAATTGTATTAATACATGTCACAAATCTCATGTCTTATGTGGAAATGAAACCAATTTCCTCTCAATGATGGTGTGATCATCCTGAATTCTACAAATTTCAATGTATTGCTTTTTACCCTCTTCATTAAGCATGTTGTGAATTATTTAACACGCACTTCATTTTATGAATCATCCGGTTTCAATTTCCTAGTTTTCAAtagtgaaattgaaataatatgcGAAATCACCTATTATTGTTTAAGAAATCTTCCATGCTCGAACAAATGAAGATTCGTCAAGGTTGTATTTCatacaagaaaaactaaaaaatctGAAGAGGAagcaatcaatgaaaaaaaatgaaggagatgaaaaatcagaaaatttaacttttacagTGACGACgtacataaatatgaaataacggttttattttattgaaaaaattgtttattttgttccTGCAAGATGACCAATTTTTCCTATTTTGTAACTCCGCCTCCACTTTACGCGCCTGCGCTATGGATACTCTTTATTCCTTCCGTTAGCAACTCGAATTTCTCCGGTTGCACATGtgtcaacaataaaaaaaaaaattaggttagatttaatatttattctgtgaTATGTGTGATCTAAACCTCGGAAGAGGTGATCTAGACTTTCGTCCTTGTAATAATGTTTAACcgaaaattatgttatatatttccGTTGTATTTGTTAAAGAAACATTTCTAATCGATTATCCTctgttttttattacttaattgttGTTTTTATGATTTCGAAGTGATGTCCTGTAATGTAAACAAATCAAGTGAGGCGTTGATATGAAGAGTAAAACAATTGAACGATAACATTCATAATTTAAGATAGAAGTTTGATCTAAGTTTATCTGAAGAAGAAACAGTGTGCATTTTCTTTTACTCTTGAGgacatattttatatcttttattttaattattatttatgttatagtACACATTTATTGCCAGTTATTTATTCAGAATctcaaaaattttgaagttcgATGTTTATAGaacttatttatctttaaaaaaatggaaaagatcaGTGTAGAACCTCCtcagaaaaaagtgaaaataggAAATGGGTCATCAGAGGTTGGTACAGTATCTAATTTTTATAGGTAGTAAAttaatagtgtaaaatattaggctaagaaattttttctcttattactttttcacatttttctcccaatttttttttttttttttttttttctgtagacaAATAACTATGAAAATGATGTTACTTTAAGTAGAATTCGTATAGGATCTAGAAAAAGTCAGGTATGTATAGAAATTatgtttgtgtaaaaaaaaaatatatagatatttttcctGGTtcatacaattttgatttttcagatcataaataatgatttttttttttattttgctatttaattgtatgctatttttttatagactatctaataaaatatacacatactttatagaaaaatatttgattattgctTTGTTTTATTATTGGGTAGTTTCTAAAGGCTGCCTACAAATCTCTAGAAAGCAAATTatgactttaattttttgttagcCCTCTTgggtttcatttattaatttttaaatatttgctgcaaaagaaaaatgagtgaaattttcaatgatttgtttaaacaaaaatatgatatattattgGGATTTATTctcagtgttaaaaaaaataaaacatttattttaaactgaggATTTTTATCATTCTGGATAAAGCTcagaattgcataaatttttccAGCAttaactgtataatttttttctgatgaaaatttgTATGTtctaatatttgatgaataactaattcctttttaaaatataataaaaagaattctattatactaatttaattttttaacctgtttagaaaaaaattagccTTCTATTtcctttaatcatttaaaattctgcactttaaattcattatattatctaCAAATAATTGAGTGAAAGTTGTTTATTTCTTCCTCTTAATGTGGTGTCTATTATTGAAATGGTTAAACTTGGATTTTTTAACAACAAAGTCTGCCATCCCTTATTGCCAGAGAGtcacaattaataaataacacaaaacaatcaataaagaaaaaattttaattggtactaatgaaaaatagtttttttggaTCAGAACTTTAAGAGATGGTGATTGAAAATGAGCTTGCTCCAAAGATTTGTTCTATGAGTTGAATACTTCAAACAGTGTACAAGGATAAGTTCAATGTCATTTCCTTGGTTACAGGAGAGATAGTTGAGTTGTTATAAAGTTCAAACTTATTCAGTAGAACTGGGGTGATAATCATCCTCGTAACAAAACATGCTGTTATTATATCttctatttttcagttttgtggAACACAGTGTCTATTTTTCTTGCTATGCAACatctgatttttgaaatttagttacTTTCCGTTTCTGTTGCATAAAAAAAGTtgcatagtaaaattaaatatgaatgaatgcatgctttgatatttttctctattcatgtgtattttatttttaacataatttctttaattagttttGCTTTAATCATTGGCCATccaaaaaataggaaaatataataaatccttaagaaaatgttatattttactttaacattccattaataaaatatgaagtcCTACCTAAAATAAAGTTAacatcagtatttatttttactgaaataagaaaagttaaatacgtgcataaatgtttatttgctttattatttctattgtataataattgattgatattttatttttagttagcaTTATTTCAGACCAATTTTGTTGCTGACTTGCTTAGAAAGTATTATTCGGGCATTTCTTATGACATAGTTAGCATGTCTACAATTGGAGACAAAATATTAGATAAAGCATTATCTAAAGTgagttttattgttatttcaattttacttttcctaaattaaatttaaaattttatacataatgttataaaattgtaacttacaaatttcatctaaaattgaaCTGTAATGCATTTGTTTCTCTTGAACTCTATAGATTCTATAccaacagaatttttctttccatttgagtttggtataattattttatcaagtgCTCACTAATATTTATTCCATCTGTGATCACCttgcatgtcattttttttatctataatattattcCATCTCAGATGCAGTAGCCAGTTTAGTTGCTAATGAGGGAAAGTGGGAATTAAAGATTTCATTGATAATTAGCAAGAGGCACACATCTTATgacatgaaaaagaaagaaagaaaggaggaTTTTTCTGTTTCTCCTCCAAAATCctgatcttaaaaaaaaagcaattcaccCCCTTTCTTTCTATGAATATTTAGGTGAAGTTAATAACTTTAGGATCATAACATTGTAAAACTtatgagaaatatcaaaaataaatttaataaaattagtttttaaaacacatttttactaaagtattaaatttctttttattttaaaattatcttctgttttttttaaaactataattgataattatgaatattatggaatattatatcaataatttgCTCAATTTCACTATCATCATATGGaatcaaactttaattatattgtagattattttaatagtttgatataaatttatgaatttcctAATTGATCATACTTATTTTACACCTCAATGTTATATGTTTtccactatttattattttacaagttcAAGTGTCTTTTTTGTTTCCAATCTGTGGagtaaaaacttacaaaattcCATCATTTCAGATGCGAAACAACTGAAGTAAGAGTTCACAATAAGAACATTGTTATCATTAACTAAAAATGACGATTAAATGAAACGTAATCTTACAACAAACtaaaatacatatcaaattatatttcagtcATAAATTTCTGTCTACAGATTTTATATTTGTCTATTGTTATATTgtaattatagatttcaaaagtaaaagtTTCACTCCAGTTActgtaataattaaagaaatttaaaaatgcacaaataaaataaagatgaaataattttttaatatgacaaAATTTCTAGAATTCTCAACATTCTATAAAGagcttaaaaattttgcaatgctTAAGAacttatgtttatattaattgcaactttttttaatatcGCAAAAACACCTAACAATTGAAAAAGACCCTCTCCTCCCTTCCTCTTAACTTGAAATTGAAACTGAGAAACATGTTGATGAAATTAAAGTGCATATATTGTTTGAGTTGTAAGTCTTTTTGTTACTATTCATTATAGTCTATTTTTACATACAAACATTTtgtgcataaatttttattttattttaaatttctgaaaacgtCTTGTAGCTTTCAAATCCACAAGATCCTATCTAAAGATTCAATTAATCTCTAATGATCTTAGATTTTGAacttcctatatatatatatatatataatcttattttttattgataaacttaaaaattccactgcaagaaaaactattttcttacttttttttatgatcataattttaaaagtactagtttttatattttaaacattttcccaaTACCTTTTACatgattttcaatgaattttcttatttatgcctattttttccccatttaataGATTGGTGAAAAAAGTCTGTTCacaaaagaattagaaattgCTTTAGAAAAGCAGGAAGTTCATATTGTTGTGCATTCATTGAAAGATCTTCCCACAACCTTGCCAGCTGGGATGGTAATCGCAGCCATCTGCAAGTAAGGAATTCCATATCATGtttaaatgcttctaaaatattgcattttacataaaaatttcttgtgtgtatatatgtttatattaaatgtataaattctctttactctctctctctctctctaaataGCATTTGATATATAGACgttttgtacattaaaaaaattctgcatgacTTGCActactacttaaaaaaacatatGCCTCAGAATATGTTCTGTTTCATAAGTAAAGTATTATGACTTGTAAAATAGCTAAATGACATAATAATGCATaatccattaaaagttttctttaaagacTTAAATTTTCTTGCCTTTGtcacaaaattatgttttgaacaTGCTGGAATTacatttagatttaatatttttaaatgcacgcaaaaaaaaaaaaaaaaatgctagttaatttgaatttttctttatctttgcaCCAAAAAGATGTTTCTAATAATACTGTGAACTAACTTGTTTGTAGCATTGCTCATATTGTGaacttttaattatagaattaattcatgaatttaaaaaatcttatatgttATTAAGGattactaattcaaaaaaaaaaaaaaggtaacccATTAATTGATTGAACTATTTTCCATGATCAGctcaaagataatattttcagaaaatatataaaataatatcaagaatttccatttcaaaaaacatgattttgatgtttaaaaagtaatttctcagAGCTTAAAACCATCATTCAGAATAATTAGCTATGTGGAAGGGGTGAACTTTTAGCACAATTTTGTTACTAATTATAAGATAGCAACatttaatatgtatttgtttatgtttgtaatattcttttaatatgtatatacatatatatcttaTAGGAGAGAGAACCCATTTGATGTAGTTGTTTTCAGTTCAGATTGTGAtcataaaaatctgaaagaaCTTCCTGATGGAAGGTAATAAACTCttctaacaattttaatatgACTTGAAATTTTTGATCATAATTTACATATTTGTCAACTCTTTTCAGTGTTATAGGCACAAGCTCTCTACGAAGAATAGCTCAACTGAAAAGATTATTTCCGAATCTACAGTTTGAAAGCATTGTATcctttaataattatgatttcacTATGTTTGTTTTTCTCaagtattttatgtattaatatatttgatatttctaaaatccttaatttttgtCCAAGAGAGGAAATTTAAACACACGATTTCGTAAACTGGATGAAGATAAAATCTATTCAGCAATTATTTTAGCTGCAGCTGGTGTTATAAGATTGGATTTGGAACATCGTATAAATCAAGTAAGGATGGGggaaaaatcatatatttctgattttttttaagtaccgAATATAAACTATccatatattgcaaaaaaagaaaaaatggtttatttatttatagctttatttgcagaacaataatttttattattggcaAAAACGAAATTTGTCATATCCAGATGGAGATTTGTCTTCAGGATAAAGCTATGTTATATTAATTGATTGTACtttgattattacaaaaataaattttattacacaatATACTGATTAtgcaaaaattctttagaaatatttaaatatcatgaatTGATCTTA carries:
- the LOC129984676 gene encoding porphobilinogen deaminase-like — translated: MEKISVEPPQKKVKIGNGSSETNNYENDVTLSRIRIGSRKSQLALFQTNFVADLLRKYYSGISYDIVSMSTIGDKILDKALSKIGEKSLFTKELEIALEKQEVHIVVHSLKDLPTTLPAGMVIAAICKRENPFDVVVFSSDCDHKNLKELPDGSVIGTSSLRRIAQLKRLFPNLQFESIRGNLNTRFRKLDEDKIYSAIILAAAGVIRLDLEHRINQVLTPEECMYAVGQGALAIECRENDTLTIKLLSKISDEETTLCCIAERAFMKTLEGGCSVPIGVYSSLKSKKLTLKGGVYSLDGSKSIVDEITDDIYVEKNSIRPQEHYIGIVAPHLPHHVLNAAESLGKKLANLLLQKGAGDILKEAKLKNILLPPPTK